One window of Nostoc sp. C052 genomic DNA carries:
- a CDS encoding 2-phosphosulfolactate phosphatase — protein MIILSFAIAPMIYNQSEFNLRCEWGPQGVAQLAPISDVIVIVDILSFSTCVEIATNNGAIIFPYAMRDESVIDYAKSVRAELASHRQRWTISGYSLSPKSVLQIPAGTRLVLPSPNGSFLTLHTGNIPTLAGCLRNCQAVAEFAQKYGDKIAIIPAGERWKEDGSLRPAFEDLIGAGAILSYLDGSLSPEAEVAVTTFQAFQKDLLGYLKKCSSGKELIEKGFESDVELSAAYNVSDCVPFFTDNAYVNYTPQA, from the coding sequence TTGATCATATTGTCTTTTGCGATCGCACCAATGATTTACAACCAATCAGAGTTTAATTTACGCTGTGAATGGGGGCCACAAGGAGTTGCTCAACTCGCTCCCATCAGTGATGTAATTGTAATAGTTGACATTCTCTCTTTTTCTACTTGCGTGGAAATCGCCACCAACAACGGTGCAATAATTTTTCCCTACGCAATGAGAGATGAATCTGTCATAGATTATGCCAAATCAGTCCGAGCAGAGTTGGCAAGTCATAGACAACGTTGGACTATAAGTGGATATTCTCTCTCGCCAAAATCGGTACTTCAGATTCCTGCTGGAACTAGACTAGTTTTACCATCACCTAATGGTTCTTTTCTGACTTTACATACAGGGAATATACCAACTTTGGCTGGTTGCTTGCGAAATTGCCAAGCGGTGGCGGAGTTTGCTCAAAAGTATGGTGATAAAATCGCTATAATTCCTGCTGGTGAGAGGTGGAAAGAAGATGGTAGCCTACGCCCTGCATTTGAAGATTTAATTGGTGCTGGGGCAATTCTCAGTTATTTAGATGGCAGTTTATCACCAGAAGCCGAAGTTGCTGTCACAACATTTCAGGCTTTCCAGAAGGATTTACTAGGATACTTGAAAAAATGCAGTTCGGGTAAAGAGTTGATTGAAAAAGGTTTTGAGTCAGACGTTGAACTGTCAGCCGCTTACAACGTTAGTGATTGCGTACCTTTCTTTACTGATAATGCTTATGTAAATTACACCCCACAGGCTTAA